Part of the Aquimarina sp. MAR_2010_214 genome is shown below.
TTATCATGCTTTGTGATTAGTTGTGGTTCTTCTGAAAAAAGCAATAAAGAATATACTTATTTTGGAGGTGAAATTGTAAACCCAAATACTAATTACGTTATTTTATCTAATGGACATGATTGTAAGGATACTATTTTTTTAGATAAAAACAATCGATTCTTACATAAAGTTGAAAACCTGGAAGATGGGTTATATTCCTTTAAGCACAAACCAGAGTACCAAGTTATCCTTCTTGAAAAAGGAGATAGTGTTCTTGTTAGATTAAATACTATAGAATTTGATGAATCACTTGTTTTTACAGGAGAAGGATCTGCTAAAAATAACTTTTTAATTGACTTATTTTTACAAAACGAAATCGAGAGAGAAAAATTAAAAAGGACTGGATTTAGACAATCTCCTTCTTATTTCAAGAAAAATCAAGATTCTTTATTACAGATGAAATCGGCTACTTTTGAAAAGTTAATCGACAAAAATGAATTAAGTAATTTAGCAAAAAAACTTACTCAGGCTAGTTTTATATTTGAATACTATATGAGGCATGAATTCTATTTTAATAGTCTTTATGAAATGGGAAGCCCCGGTGCAACTGAAGAATTATCTGCTTCTTTTTTTAATTATAGAAATCAGATAGACTTTAACGATGATGAATTAAAAAGACTATATTCTTATAATTGGTTTTTAAATTGGTATTTCACTAATGCTTCTCTTTCTAATAATAGCAATCAAGAACAATACAATGATCGTGTAGGTAGCTTTATATACAAACTAGATTTAATTGATACTGTTATAAAGCATTCATATATCA
Proteins encoded:
- a CDS encoding peroxiredoxin, which produces MQFSVLRYFVLVPFLSCFVISCGSSEKSNKEYTYFGGEIVNPNTNYVILSNGHDCKDTIFLDKNNRFLHKVENLEDGLYSFKHKPEYQVILLEKGDSVLVRLNTIEFDESLVFTGEGSAKNNFLIDLFLQNEIEREKLKRTGFRQSPSYFKKNQDSLLQMKSATFEKLIDKNELSNLAKKLTQASFIFEYYMRHEFYFNSLYEMGSPGATEELSASFFNYRNQIDFNDDELKRLYSYNWFLNWYFTNASLSNNSNQEQYNDRVGSFIYKLDLIDTVIKHSYIKNSLLRRSTIRFLLDDSKNNQESDIVLKHYLSVSTNKRSQRELKKLARHISKLRPNNIIPDQDLITSKGETVKLSSLFNKPITALYFWSIESKDHYVKAHEKAEYLSSLYPGIDFIAVNTNADQTKNWLKTIKRHRYNLENEYEFKYPKCSSEELVIHYRNKVILVNEDGKIINPSTDLFASVFEKQLMQYTQLASLEN